Below is a window of Candidatus Schekmanbacteria bacterium DNA.
ATATGCCTGCTGAATGGGAGAGGCATGAAGCAGTATGGCTTTCTTGGCCCTATGATGAATCTACTTTTCCTGACAGAATTAAAGAAGTTGAAAATATTTATCTTAAGATAATTTCTGCCTTACATAATGGCGAGAAGATTAATCTTCTCGTTAAAGATGAAGAGATGAAGAATAGGGTTGAAAAGACTCTCCTCGATTATGGCATAAATCTCTATCAGGTTGTTTTTCATATCTACGATTATGCTGATGTATGGTTTAGAGACTATGGGCCTATATTTTTAGTAAACAAGAGGGAAAAAGCCCTATCCATTGTTAAATGGCAATTTAATGCATGGGGTGAAAAGTATGAAGAGCTTATCAAAGATACCAATATTCCTTATCTGATGAATGAAAAATTGAACCTTCCCCTTTATTCTCCAAATATTGTGCTTGAAGGAGGTTCGATAGATGTCAATGGGGAAGGTGTCTTGCTGACTACAAAGCAATGTCTCTTAAACAAAAATAGGAATAAGAAGTTGAAAGTCGAAGAAATTGAATATTTCTTACGGGAATATTTAGGGGTTAGAGATATAATCTGGCTTGAAGGCGGAGTAGATGGGGATGATACAGATGGTCATATTGATGATGTTGCGCGCTTTGTGAATGAAAATACTGTACTTGCATGTTTTGAAGCAGACGAGAATGATGTCAATTATAATGTCTTGAAGAAAAACTATGAAATACTTTTAAATTACAGAACGGCAGAAGGGAAGAGATTAAATGTCGTAAAACTTCCAATGCCAAAACCTATTGAAATAAATGGACAACGCCTGCCTGCAAGTTATGCCAATTTTTATATAGGAAACAGCGCAGTGCTTGTGCCTGTGTTTAATCAACCTACAGATACTGAAGCAATTGAAATTATTGGTGCTTTTTTCCCTGAAAGAAAAATTGTAGCAATCGACTGCAATGATTTGATAGTCGGATTTGGCGCAATTCATTGTATTACACAACAACAGCCATTACTTGAAGGGTGATTATGATATTTTGGAATGTCTTTGCTGTTGGAGAAATCGTTTTTGTGGATTTTAAATATGAGAATAAAAATCTTGTTTATAATGAAGGGACTTTGAGCAAAAGTAGAATATCTGGTTTTGGGTAGTTTTTCTTGAATTTATGCTAAATAAAAATAGATTATATTTGACAATATTAAAATTTTTTAAAATACATTATAGTAGCTAATATTTTATGGGGAGATAATTATGAAATTGTTAACCATTAAAGAAGTGGCAAAGGTTCTAAAGATCAATGAGCATACTGCTTACAGGTATGCAAAGGATGGAAAGATTCCTGCTACAAGAGTTGGCAGAAGTTGGAGAGTGCTTGAAAGTGTTCTTGAAGATTGGCTGAAGGAAAGGTCTGGTAAAACTACTGGTGCTTGGAAAAGAAAGAAGCCGGAAAAGAAATAATCAGAAAGAGTTTCTAATTTCTGTGGAAATATAATTTTTGTGTTTTCTCTAAAATTCCTGCCTTCACAAATTTGAGAAGTACTTTCTTTACATTTTTCAAAATTTATTTTATTCATTTGCCAGTGGAGTTTACTATAGAGTTATAAGATGGGGATGTAGCTCAGTTGGGAGAGCGCCTCGTTCGCAACGAGGAGGTCGGCGGTTCGATCCCGCTCATCTCCAAATGATTCATTCTGAGGCAGTTTGAGGTGAAGATAGTATCACAAGAATTGAAAGAAATAGAAGAAAAGGTTTACAACAGAGAACGACTTTCAAAAAATGACGGACTAACTTTATATTCCTCAACAGATATTCTTTCCCTTGGTTATCTTGCAAATATTGTCAGAGAGAGAAAGAATGGCAATTTGGCTTATTTCATAAGAAATCGCCATATCAATTATAGCAACATATGTGTCAATCGATGCAAGTTTTGTGCTTTCAGCAAAA
It encodes the following:
- a CDS encoding agmatine deiminase family protein, which produces MPAEWERHEAVWLSWPYDESTFPDRIKEVENIYLKIISALHNGEKINLLVKDEEMKNRVEKTLLDYGINLYQVVFHIYDYADVWFRDYGPIFLVNKREKALSIVKWQFNAWGEKYEELIKDTNIPYLMNEKLNLPLYSPNIVLEGGSIDVNGEGVLLTTKQCLLNKNRNKKLKVEEIEYFLREYLGVRDIIWLEGGVDGDDTDGHIDDVARFVNENTVLACFEADENDVNYNVLKKNYEILLNYRTAEGKRLNVVKLPMPKPIEINGQRLPASYANFYIGNSAVLVPVFNQPTDTEAIEIIGAFFPERKIVAIDCNDLIVGFGAIHCITQQQPLLEG
- a CDS encoding DNA-binding protein — its product is MIMKLLTIKEVAKVLKINEHTAYRYAKDGKIPATRVGRSWRVLESVLEDWLKERSGKTTGAWKRKKPEKK